From Oscillatoria sp. FACHB-1407, the proteins below share one genomic window:
- the radA gene encoding DNA repair protein RadA, protein MPKLRSLYVCNQCGAESAQYFGRCPFCSSWNSMVEQVAAPSAATPARAGTAAASRASTKARKSGQDAPPQAIAALTLPQISDHPQTRLSSSYVELDRVLGGGIVPGSLVLIGGDPGIGKSTLLLQVATRLAERYRVLYVCAEESGQQVKLRAQRLGVTGREKQEEGSEKRRDLSRLHQLGETQEEGSGKKEEGSEKREGVDSVTSSLYLMPETDLETVLLELESLRPQVAVIDSIQALYFASLNSAPGSVAQVRECTSALMQVAKREHITLFIVGHVTKEGAIAGPKVLEHLVDTVLYFEGDRFASHRLLRSVKNRFGATHELGVFEMVDRGLEEVLNPSELFLGSRDEHSSGTATIVACEGTRPLVVELQALVSPTSYASPRRSTTGIEYNRFLQILAVLEKRVGIPLSKLDAYVSSSGGLNVGEPAADLGVAIAVAASFRDRVVDPGTVLIGEVGLGGQVRSVSQLELRLKEAAKLGFKRAIVPAHQANVSSELEVIPVARVVDAIATALAGSVAETEA, encoded by the coding sequence ATGCCGAAACTGCGATCGCTTTATGTTTGCAATCAGTGTGGTGCTGAGTCTGCTCAATATTTTGGGCGATGTCCTTTTTGTAGCAGTTGGAACTCCATGGTTGAGCAGGTTGCCGCACCCTCAGCCGCGACCCCTGCCCGTGCTGGTACCGCTGCCGCTTCACGAGCCAGCACCAAAGCCCGAAAGTCGGGTCAAGACGCTCCACCCCAGGCGATCGCCGCTCTCACCCTGCCCCAAATCAGCGATCATCCCCAGACCCGCCTCTCCTCTAGCTACGTCGAGTTAGACCGGGTATTGGGGGGCGGCATTGTCCCCGGTTCTCTGGTATTGATTGGGGGCGACCCAGGCATTGGCAAATCTACCCTATTGCTACAAGTAGCAACCCGTCTGGCAGAACGCTATCGAGTGCTGTATGTCTGTGCTGAAGAGTCAGGTCAACAGGTGAAGTTGCGAGCACAGCGGTTGGGTGTCACGGGAAGAGAGAAGCAAGAAGAAGGAAGCGAGAAGAGGCGCGATTTATCGCGTCTGCACCAGTTAGGAGAGACGCAAGAAGAAGGAAGCGGGAAGAAAGAAGAAGGAAGCGAGAAGCGAGAAGGAGTAGATTCGGTTACGTCTAGTCTGTATTTGATGCCGGAGACGGATCTGGAAACGGTCTTGTTGGAATTGGAGTCGCTGCGTCCTCAAGTGGCAGTGATTGATAGCATCCAGGCACTTTATTTTGCGTCGCTCAACTCCGCTCCGGGGTCAGTCGCTCAGGTGCGGGAATGTACCTCGGCGTTGATGCAGGTTGCCAAACGGGAGCACATTACCCTATTTATTGTGGGACACGTCACTAAGGAAGGGGCGATCGCTGGACCCAAGGTGTTGGAACACCTGGTCGATACCGTCCTCTATTTTGAGGGCGATCGCTTTGCCAGTCATCGCTTGTTGCGATCGGTCAAAAACCGCTTTGGCGCGACTCACGAACTGGGTGTGTTTGAGATGGTCGATCGCGGCTTAGAGGAGGTGCTGAATCCCTCGGAGTTGTTTCTGGGTAGCCGCGACGAGCACAGCTCTGGCACAGCTACGATTGTTGCCTGTGAGGGCACTCGTCCGTTAGTGGTCGAACTACAGGCATTGGTCAGCCCCACCAGCTATGCTTCTCCGCGTCGCTCCACCACGGGAATTGAGTACAACCGTTTTTTACAAATCCTGGCGGTGTTGGAGAAGCGAGTGGGAATTCCGCTGTCTAAGCTGGATGCCTATGTCTCCTCGTCCGGGGGGCTAAACGTGGGGGAACCTGCCGCCGATCTGGGGGTGGCAATCGCGGTTGCTGCCAGTTTTCGCGATCGCGTCGTTGATCCGGGAACAGTCTTAATTGGGGAAGTAGGCTTGGGAGGGCAAGTCCGATCGGTGTCTCAGTTAGAACTACGGCTGAAAGAAGCCGCAAAATTGGGATTCAAACGAGCGATCGTGCCTGCCCATCAAGCCAATGTCAGCTCGGAGCTAGAGGTGATTCCTGTGGCACGAGTCGTGGATGCGATCGCCACCGCCTTAGCAGGAAGCGTTGCTGAAACCGAGGCATAA
- a CDS encoding PAS domain S-box protein, which translates to MTQIPLPDNELDRLRALLQCKILDTAPEVAFDDFVRLAAQICNTPIALISLIDSERQWFKAKVGLDAAETSRNIAFCDYAILQSDPLIVPDTLLDPRFQNNPLVTGEPYIRFYTGVPLVTLEGYRLGTLCAIDKVPRELKPDQLEGLKILARQVTRQLELRRHLSDLEHTLFERQASRQTGQMLQPPSLARRMLWGAVLGVAVGASLATFQLIGAIASAITTHALESTGQSGWLVWLMTGLQGLTHTLPGLNQQGLLIVPLIVWLLYRGMYQQQRIKDVLKTERDFTTAILDTVGALVVVFDVQGKIVRFNRTCERITGYSFEEVRNRSVWDVLLPTDERATVQAQFANLQPDQFPRAYEGSWLTKQGQEHPIAWVQTALLDPSGAVQYVIATGLDMTDRRQAQAASSQLAAIVESSNDAIIGIALDGSIQSWNAGAERIYGYSQAEVYGKLITLLTVQSDSDPDLATTDYPSIAQFLERHETQHVRKDGRWIHVSLTPSPIRAIDGRVIGTSIIARDTSAQMAMERMKDEFIAMVSHELRTPLASLRGSLELLLTGRLGELSHKGQRMLEIALANSNRLISLINNILDVDPNNYQLSKRSCDIADIIQAALESVRAIANEAEISISTSTISALMYADSTRLTQVFEQLLQNAIKFSSKHGRVTITVEPFVEPSTAKNDSNNISDTSPETHILIRVEDQGIGISTDRLETVFERFHQVDASNARIRGGTGLGLAICRNLVEQHQGRIWVESCLGVGSTFYVVLPCMTILRQANALLPVKVLPHTNILPHQNWADLKQEGD; encoded by the coding sequence ATGACCCAGATCCCTCTGCCCGATAATGAGCTAGATCGGTTGCGAGCATTGTTGCAGTGCAAGATTTTAGATACGGCTCCAGAAGTAGCATTTGATGATTTTGTTCGTCTTGCAGCCCAGATTTGCAATACCCCCATAGCACTCATCAGTCTGATCGATTCAGAGCGGCAGTGGTTTAAAGCCAAAGTCGGTTTAGATGCGGCTGAAACCTCTCGAAATATCGCCTTTTGTGACTACGCTATCCTTCAATCTGATCCGCTGATTGTTCCTGACACGCTTTTAGACCCACGCTTTCAGAACAATCCCCTGGTGACAGGTGAACCCTATATCCGCTTTTACACCGGAGTGCCATTGGTGACGCTGGAGGGATACAGGCTAGGAACGCTTTGTGCGATTGACAAGGTTCCCAGGGAGTTGAAACCCGACCAGCTTGAAGGATTAAAAATCCTTGCACGCCAGGTGACCAGGCAATTGGAACTGCGGCGTCATCTTTCAGATTTAGAACACACCCTGTTTGAACGTCAGGCATCCCGGCAGACAGGGCAGATGCTACAACCGCCCAGTCTGGCACGGAGAATGCTTTGGGGGGCTGTCCTTGGGGTCGCCGTTGGAGCTTCCCTCGCTACCTTCCAATTGATTGGGGCGATCGCCTCTGCAATCACCACCCATGCGTTAGAGTCTACAGGTCAGTCCGGTTGGCTGGTCTGGCTGATGACCGGGTTGCAGGGACTCACTCACACTCTACCGGGGCTAAATCAGCAGGGGTTACTCATCGTGCCGCTGATTGTCTGGCTCCTCTACCGCGGTATGTATCAGCAACAGCGAATCAAAGATGTTCTCAAGACAGAACGTGACTTTACAACCGCAATCCTGGATACGGTGGGTGCGTTGGTCGTCGTGTTTGATGTTCAAGGCAAAATTGTTCGATTTAACCGCACCTGTGAGCGCATCACGGGCTATTCCTTTGAGGAGGTCAGAAACAGGTCGGTTTGGGACGTTCTCTTACCAACGGACGAACGGGCAACGGTTCAAGCCCAATTTGCCAACTTACAACCAGACCAATTTCCCAGGGCATACGAAGGGAGTTGGCTGACCAAACAAGGGCAAGAGCACCCGATCGCCTGGGTGCAGACTGCCCTACTAGATCCGTCGGGGGCGGTGCAATACGTTATTGCCACTGGGTTAGACATGACTGATCGCCGACAAGCTCAGGCAGCGAGTTCCCAACTGGCAGCCATTGTCGAATCCTCAAACGACGCTATTATCGGCATTGCTTTAGATGGCAGCATTCAAAGTTGGAACGCCGGAGCAGAGCGCATCTACGGCTATTCACAGGCTGAGGTTTACGGTAAATTGATCACCCTGTTGACCGTACAATCTGACTCAGACCCAGACCTCGCAACCACGGATTATCCGTCTATCGCTCAATTTTTAGAGCGGCATGAGACGCAACACGTCCGAAAGGATGGCAGGTGGATTCATGTGTCGTTAACCCCATCTCCGATTCGAGCTATAGATGGCAGAGTCATAGGAACTTCTATCATTGCCCGTGACACGAGTGCTCAAATGGCAATGGAACGCATGAAAGATGAGTTTATTGCCATGGTCAGCCATGAACTGAGAACTCCGTTGGCATCTCTCAGGGGATCGTTAGAGTTGTTATTAACTGGAAGACTAGGAGAACTATCCCACAAAGGGCAACGGATGTTGGAGATAGCGTTAGCGAATTCAAATCGATTGATCTCCCTCATTAATAACATTTTGGATGTTGACCCGAACAACTATCAGTTGTCAAAACGATCCTGTGACATTGCAGATATTATTCAGGCGGCTTTGGAGTCAGTTCGGGCGATCGCCAACGAAGCAGAAATCTCAATTTCAACATCGACTATCTCAGCCCTGATGTACGCCGATTCTACGCGGCTTACTCAAGTATTTGAACAGTTGCTCCAAAATGCGATTAAGTTCTCATCTAAACATGGCAGAGTCACCATTACTGTTGAGCCATTCGTAGAGCCATCCACCGCAAAGAATGACTCGAATAATATCTCGGATACCTCTCCCGAAACACACATTTTGATTCGAGTTGAGGATCAAGGAATTGGTATTTCCACTGACAGATTGGAGACCGTGTTTGAGCGTTTTCACCAGGTTGATGCCTCGAACGCTCGTATCAGAGGAGGCACAGGGTTAGGACTGGCAATTTGCCGCAACTTAGTAGAACAGCATCAAGGACGTATTTGGGTCGAGAGTTGTTTAGGTGTAGGCAGCACGTTTTATGTCGTCTTACCTTGCATGACCATATTACGCCAAGCAAATGCACTCCTCCCGGTCAAGGTCTTGCCTCACACCAATATATTGCCTCATCAAAATTGGGCAGACTTAAAACAAGAGGGTGATTAA
- the rpaB gene encoding response regulator transcription factor RpaB produces MESQKEKILVVDDEASIRRILETRLSMIGYDVVTAADGEEALETFRHSDPDLVVLDVMMPKLDGYGVCQELRKESDVPIIMLTALGDVADRITGLELGADDYVVKPFSPKELEARIRSVLRRVEKVGTTGIPSSGVIQINTIRIDTNKRQVYKGDERIRLTGMEFSLLELLVSRSGEPFSRSEILQEVWGYTPERHVDTRVVDVHISRLRAKLEDDPSNPELILTARGTGYSFQRIVPPGEE; encoded by the coding sequence TTGGAAAGCCAAAAAGAAAAAATCCTCGTTGTGGATGATGAAGCTAGCATCCGCCGTATCCTTGAAACCCGCCTCTCAATGATCGGCTACGATGTTGTGACCGCCGCAGATGGAGAAGAAGCACTCGAAACATTTCGTCACTCTGACCCCGACCTGGTGGTGCTGGATGTGATGATGCCAAAGCTAGATGGCTATGGCGTCTGTCAGGAGCTTCGCAAAGAGTCAGATGTACCCATCATCATGCTGACGGCTTTAGGCGATGTCGCCGACCGGATTACCGGACTGGAGCTGGGTGCTGACGACTACGTCGTTAAGCCTTTCTCCCCTAAGGAATTGGAAGCTCGGATTCGCTCCGTGTTGCGACGGGTTGAAAAAGTCGGGACGACTGGCATTCCCAGTTCGGGCGTGATTCAGATCAATACCATTCGGATTGATACAAATAAGCGGCAAGTCTACAAAGGGGATGAGCGCATCCGCCTCACAGGGATGGAGTTCAGCCTGCTAGAGTTGCTCGTCAGTCGGTCGGGTGAACCTTTCTCGCGCTCGGAGATTCTCCAGGAAGTGTGGGGTTATACGCCTGAGCGACACGTCGATACACGGGTGGTAGATGTCCACATTTCTCGCCTGCGTGCCAAGCTTGAGGATGATCCCAGCAATCCAGAGCTAATCCTGACCGCACGAGGAACGGGATATTCCTTCCAGCGGATTGTTCCCCCTGGAGAAGAATAG
- a CDS encoding EAL domain-containing protein codes for MAHMDHSEQQHNLWQIGDDLSEKSDDITSIVSYELRAPLTSIRAALGLLLTGMMGTLSPKGQRMLEIALSNTDRLMKVVEMLEDDSELSHDANPVAVPLDVEVDELKPLPHAQTGHKRIYYDRLTGLPNRTLFMSSLRQAIARTQHAPKHSFAVLIVALDRFQVVSDSLGRMAGEQLLVAIAQQLATYVESFGVLTRLQDSEFAILIHQVQTVDEIFAIASEIQRRLSCPFRLYQQEIFLTASLGITWGQQGYEHPEDVLHDAATALHRAQARGGNCYEMFDAQVRREAISRFQIETDLRMALERHEFQLHYQPVMSLTSDQVVGFEALLRWFHPEEGLVSPAKFVPIAEEAGLIHPIGLWVLRQACEQLRRWQQEFPLEPPLTMNVNLSAQQLSQPNLIEEVATILRETAIAPNTLKLEITETSIMSSPETAIATLKQLQACGIQLCVDDFGTGYSSLSYLHRFPLDTLKIDRSFVNRIDSEVEQLEIVQAIVKLAWNLGMNVVVEGVETLKQYAQLKALRCDYAQGYFFSKPVSAEAAVSFLQQKLAMAHAHQPH; via the coding sequence ATGGCTCATATGGATCATTCTGAGCAACAGCACAACCTCTGGCAAATAGGCGATGATTTATCTGAAAAATCGGATGACATTACTTCCATTGTGAGTTATGAGTTACGAGCACCGTTGACCTCCATTCGGGCTGCCCTTGGACTGTTACTCACAGGAATGATGGGGACGCTTTCACCCAAAGGGCAACGGATGTTAGAAATTGCACTGAGCAACACCGATCGCCTGATGAAGGTCGTGGAAATGCTAGAGGATGACTCGGAATTGTCTCACGATGCCAATCCTGTTGCAGTGCCTTTAGACGTAGAAGTGGATGAACTCAAGCCCTTACCCCATGCCCAAACAGGACACAAGCGAATTTATTATGACCGCTTGACTGGGCTACCCAACCGCACATTGTTTATGAGTTCGTTGCGTCAGGCGATCGCTCGGACTCAACACGCTCCCAAGCATTCCTTTGCGGTACTGATTGTCGCACTCGATCGGTTTCAGGTTGTCAGCGATAGTCTGGGACGAATGGCAGGCGAGCAATTGTTGGTGGCGATCGCCCAGCAGTTGGCAACCTATGTAGAGTCGTTTGGCGTGTTAACCCGATTGCAGGATAGCGAGTTTGCCATTCTGATTCATCAAGTGCAGACAGTAGATGAAATTTTTGCGATCGCCTCTGAGATTCAGCGGCGGTTAAGCTGTCCCTTCAGGCTCTACCAACAAGAGATCTTCTTGACGGCTAGCCTGGGCATAACCTGGGGACAACAAGGCTATGAACACCCTGAGGACGTGTTACATGACGCTGCAACAGCGTTGCATCGCGCTCAGGCGCGGGGTGGCAACTGTTACGAGATGTTTGATGCTCAGGTGCGGCGTGAGGCGATTTCGCGGTTTCAGATTGAGACTGATTTGCGGATGGCGTTGGAGCGGCATGAGTTTCAACTGCATTATCAACCTGTGATGTCTCTGACGAGTGACCAGGTTGTTGGGTTTGAGGCATTGCTACGGTGGTTCCATCCCGAGGAGGGGTTGGTTTCTCCGGCTAAATTTGTGCCCATTGCTGAAGAAGCGGGACTGATTCACCCAATTGGGCTATGGGTGTTGCGGCAAGCCTGTGAGCAGCTACGTCGCTGGCAGCAAGAGTTTCCGTTAGAGCCACCGCTAACCATGAATGTGAACCTGTCTGCCCAACAACTCTCGCAACCAAACCTGATTGAGGAAGTAGCTACCATTTTGCGAGAAACGGCGATCGCCCCCAACACGTTGAAGCTGGAGATCACAGAAACCTCGATTATGAGCAGCCCAGAAACGGCGATCGCGACCTTAAAGCAGTTGCAGGCGTGTGGCATTCAGTTGTGTGTGGACGATTTTGGTACGGGATATTCGTCTCTGTCCTATTTACACCGCTTCCCACTGGATACGCTGAAAATTGATCGTTCCTTTGTCAATCGGATTGACTCGGAAGTGGAGCAGTTGGAGATTGTGCAGGCGATCGTTAAACTTGCCTGGAATTTGGGCATGAATGTCGTCGTTGAAGGCGTAGAAACCCTGAAGCAGTACGCCCAACTTAAAGCGTTGCGGTGTGACTATGCTCAGGGCTATTTCTTCTCAAAACCAGTGAGCGCAGAAGCCGCAGTCTCATTCCTTCAGCAAAAGTTGGCAATGGCTCACGCCCATCAACCACACTAG